Genomic window (Rosa chinensis cultivar Old Blush chromosome 6, RchiOBHm-V2, whole genome shotgun sequence):
aaaaaattgttcaccAAAATAATGTTACTATACAACTTCAAAAACATCTGATAATTAAACTTTGTGACTCAATTTCAAGGACTTACCAAGTGTTGCAGAGTTGAAAGTTGTCCATCCATCAACAACACTCCGATTACCGGTGAGAATCGTCTGGTTGATCCCATCTCCAACCATCATCAAATACCTCTTGTTCTTTGCAATAGACACATACTCTTCATAAACACCGGCAGTCACATAAATCATGAAGTAGCCATTAGCCGCGGCAGAGTTATTCGGTGCCGCGGCAATGGCGTCAGTAATAGTAGTATAGTCCCCACTACCATCCTGACTCACCGTCACCACGTCACTCACCAACACGCCATCATCCTCCTCCAACTTCCTCCGGCTCGCTGCCTCATAAACCGCGCGCGATTTGCTCGACATTTTCATCGGCATCCGTCCGTTTTTGAACCCGCTCTTCCTCCCGGTCCTACCGCCactccctttcttcttcttggggACCCAACCCTTGGTGAAGAGCGCGAGGGAGACACTGTAGAGCTTGGTGTCGTTGCGGAGAGGGACAACGAGCCCGTTTTTCAGTCCCCAAGAGGAAGCCACCGATTGTATGCCGTCCAAGCACGTCTGTTGGTTTGTTAGAATAGCACTCAAAAAGGTCTGAATATCGTCGGCTTTGAGAGTAGAAAGAAGGCTGCTGGTTTTGTTGACGATTTGGAATGAGTTGAGCAAGAAGTCCATGTTGAGCCCCGCGAGGAGCCCGCAGTCCTCGAGGGCTCGGACGGCGGGGACGGACAAAGAAGACCTTTGTTTGAGGTACTTGTCGATTAAGGTTAGAAACTTCCGGGCTTGGGTCAGGGATTTTCGGACGGAAAATCGTCCAAAATCATAAACGGTAGAGGATGTTTGATTGGGAAGGACTGATTTACAGTAAGAAGGGTCCGGGGTATCCTTGCATAGTGTCCCTGAAGATACCGGAGTAGTTGGAGCGGTGGTGTCGGCAGCAAAAGATAGGGAggcaaagagagaaagaagaatgagAAATGAAGCTGTAACTAGGGATTTAGAAGAAGCCATGAGGTTTGGATTAGCTAGACCTATGAACTGTGATGTAATATTGTGTAGTAGTGGATTAGCTACATGAGAGTTGGGGTTTATTATATAGGGGTTGGGAGGGAGAGGATTTGAGATTTAAAAATTGGGTAGTTGGTGGTAAAGAATTTGATTTAAATTCTAGTGGGTTTTTGTCTGTGTGTGACTTTGAGAGGTCAACTTCAATTGGGAGACTATACAATACGCGTCGATCTTGGACTTAGATGTTAGGCAATTCTGCTTGTCTAATATTCTTATTATCATTTTCAGAATTCAGAGCAATAAGAACAATATCTATATTCATTGGAAATCGGTGATTGGGTTGGGGTCGGGTAGGATAATTAGAGGTGTTTGTCAACTGTAGGGTAGGAGCCAACCGGATTAATGAGATAAGCAATTGCAGGTGGGATATCTCAATCTCCAGGCTCTAATTTGTATAATCGATCGACCTTGTAATTGTAATTAAAGATCGTTCTTCAAGATTTTGTCGTACTTCTCTGAGcagtttttaatttgatattatTCTTATAGTGGTTGACGACGTTGTTTCAAATTAGTTTTTGAAGGTTCATGCCGTCTTCACATTGTATATATGATGAGCATTATTGCAATGCAAATTAATATgtctaaaagaaaagaagagaaaagatgaactaatgaaaaagaagaagttcatTCACTTTCAATTGGCATGATGACGGTGGAATCTGATTAGATATAGTTTCTTCGGTACGTTCTTATAAGTTTTGACCCCAGTGTGATTGGAATCCCACATTGTAAACCCCACATTCTACGTATGTTTATGTCTAAGCAATCATGGAAGACAATGTCAATTAGCTAGCTAGTTAATTAATGCATGATTTTAATTAACATGAAATTACATATAAGCAAATATCTCTGACTCGAAATTTAAATTTTGTCATTTGCGACAATATTTGATTAAAACAATATACCAATACATACATCATTGATATAACGTtacaaaaatattaaaaaatttaaactctTATGTAGATACGAAGGAAAAACAAGAATGCAAAATAGGTACACAATGGCTGAGTTGGGGAATATAACATGCTAGATTACTCGGTAAAACCGAGCATTAGGAGCTAAAACCCGTAGACCAACCTTTTCCAAATAGGAAGAGCCTAATTATTAGAAGATTAACAAACAATTGACTACGCTAATGATGGAGATGACAGATCGATACACAAATCTACAACGTACTTCCGAGTTTGACTAAAAACACAAATTCTTAAACCGCGTGGATTTGTCATTCTACCTAGCTTTCTGACACTGAATATGTAAACCAAGTGAAGCTTAGCTAGCTCAATAACGAAGACGACGGTGGACGCAGGGACCGGTCAATGACCATGACTTTCTGTCTCAATCTGTACAAGTCTAGATCTAGCTTCATTTGTTACCCTACTACATCTACAAGTTGGGTTTATTTGACCAGTAATGACCAAGTCAATCACTACTCGTCGATTTCAGAACTTCCAACCCCAGTTAAAACCTCGCGTTTAATCCGGAAACAGAAAAGCTAGCTAATCAGCTCCGAGCTGGGCCTGCAAATGGAATGAAGCTTCCTCAAACTATAATCTAATTACTGACTTTTTATATTTTGAAGTCTGCTTGATCAGATAAAACTATTTAATTAGTACTACTGATCTTGTACCTAACAATATTCCAGAGACTAGCCAATTAAGACAAGGATATATTCtgatttcaaagaaaaaaagacgAGAATGTATTTTATATACCCTATACAAATCTGGAATTGCAATATAGAGATATCTAGTCGTTAGAAGACAATCTATCTCGAAGTTTGAATTCAAATGTGTATGTTCTAGATTTCAGGgttttaattttggttttgaatcATAGTCATAGTCGACGACAGGTTGGCTATGTAAGGCAGCGAGCTGGTTTTGTTGACAAACTCCTACACATAAACTACGTACCGTCTTTCATTACTTCTTGTTGAATCAAGTTGGTAGATTTTTAGTCATACCAGAAAATGCTTAATGCATGCTGAATGAATAAACATCTATGTATAGTTACGTATCTTGGTTTAGTTGCAACTTGATCTGTACGTTCAATTGCCCAACGTATTGATATCCACTCAAATGTATAGAGCCACCggctttaattaattaaatatatatccTCTCTAAAATTAATTATCTCGGTTATCTTTTCAACTGAGATAAGTGattaatttgtaatttttttttggttggaagCTCAATTAACACCACAATTATTACCAATACTCAAACTTCTACGTGTGCATACAtgcataagtaatttcaaatttttaacCATAAAGAGAAACtcagttttaaaaaaaaaaattaagataatAGAATTTTGGTTCAGATCATCATAACTATTATCTTTATATTTGAggattttttaattttcaaaattttattcctaaatACAAGTCGGACGGGGATAATACAAGTGTTCGACTACTACGACATGCATGTGTTTTTGTGTATGGATTTGATACGAAGTTAACATTCCTCAATTTTAATAAACCTTGATACATTACGCCGAAAATTAATTAAGCTCAAAGCTTATCGGTGGAAGTGTGAGAGGTTGCACTATTTGCGTGACGTTTGGCACACGTACTAGTCACATGCATGTGTAGTTCTTGTGTTCACGCTGCTTGGTTCCCGATTTCAATATGTCATGAAAACCAAGAATTTCATGATACTCGTAATCACACATCTATGTACAATTATGGTCAACAATTAACGTAGGAAAGAACTCGACGTCAACTAAAGTACTAAACCAATTTATTCAAGTCTTCATTTTATTAATCAgaataaaacaaattaattaattatcttACTACACCCAACcctaaaaatatattttattattttgaatTCTATCCCCATTgtaataaagaaaaacaaaaacaaaaaaccaagaaaaaagaCCTTCACAGCTTCACCTAGCAGTCTTGCACCATAATTGAAACTGTAAGCATAAGAGAGATCGAGGGAGGGAGCGAGAGAGGAGTTGccgtggagagagagagaggagttgcCGTCGGCGAGGATCAACTTGATGGGTACATTTAGTTAGACCCCAAATTATAACTTGGTattgataattaattaatttgtttattCTGATTAATAGACCATATATACAAGAAATGATAAGCTAGAAATTCAAACATCATAAAGACATATCCAATCAAGATTATTactattttctttttgaagtCCCTACTTATGCTAAATCAACCCACCGGAAAATGGCACTCCAGTTTGAGGCAGCCACTTCTTCCCAAGCAAGAACTTGGACACTGTAAACTTTTTAACTTGCTTAGCTTTTTTCAATATATGGTAACCTGGCCATGTAACTCTTCTACTAGTGTTCGATCCAGGGCCCTGACATTTATACTCGGCGTAATACAATGTGCTTAAAGCAAAATCTCCAGTCCATTTACTCCAACCGTCCCTATCTATGCAACCATCCATGAAGGATTTCATGTACACAGTCCTTGAGTACTCCTTCCATGGCCTCCCTAGATAAGTCCTGGTAGTTCCCTTGTCCGAAGCCAAGTCATCGGATGCTCTGATGGTACAGTTGTGGATCATAATGCCGGTGTTTTGATTCGGGTCTGCTCGACCCTGAGCCGTAATGGCGTTGAACTGCCCACGCATCGGAAGCCGGGGGTAAATGTTACATTTTTGGAAAACAGCTGCTGCGTTTCCAAATATGAAGTCTACTGTTCCGTAGACGTTGCAGTCTCTGTAGAATTGTCTTTGGGAATGTGTGTATAAGGTGTCTTGGTACCCTTCGAAGCTGCAATTATAGAATGCGGACAAATCTCCACCGTTTCGGACGGCGACGGCTTGGTGTTTGATTGCTCCGGCGGTGTTGCGGAAGGTTATGTTCACTGCTACAAACCATGGTGCAATTACCACTGCAATATTAATGACAAAAGTCAATCATATTTAGCAttaattttagtgtttttgtgattttttcACTTTGGTATATGAACGTTTACGGGATGCCTTATTCAGTCCATGTATAAATCCAAAAATCGATGCAGACCAAAACTATAGGATTATAGGCAAGAACTCGACGTCAACTAAAGTACTAAACCAAATTATTCAAGTCTTCATTTTATTAATCAGAATAAAACAAAACTCTgtggttttctctctctatatatattacatTGCAGATTTAGAAACTATATATTGTTCTAAATTAAACTCATCAAGTATTCATTTAAGATaccaaaaacaaagacaaattagaacttaagcaaccaaaactaaaaaataaaacaaaagaaaatcctTCAACTTTATTGCTCGGAAATTTCAAATCTAAACTTTAAGTCTTTAACTGATTGGCTAGGGATTAGTATCACTTACCAAATGTTGCTGAATTGAAAGTTGTCCAGCCATCTACA
Coding sequences:
- the LOC112174045 gene encoding probable pectinesterase/pectinesterase inhibitor 41, with product MASSKSLVTASFLILLSLFASLSFAADTTAPTTPVSSGTLCKDTPDPSYCKSVLPNQTSSTVYDFGRFSVRKSLTQARKFLTLIDKYLKQRSSLSVPAVRALEDCGLLAGLNMDFLLNSFQIVNKTSSLLSTLKADDIQTFLSAILTNQQTCLDGIQSVASSWGLKNGLVVPLRNDTKLYSVSLALFTKGWVPKKKKGSGGRTGRKSGFKNGRMPMKMSSKSRAVYEAASRRKLEEDDGVLVSDVVTVSQDGSGDYTTITDAIAAAPNNSAAANGYFMIYVTAGVYEEYVSIAKNKRYLMMVGDGINQTILTGNRSVVDGWTTFNSATLAVVAPGFVAVNMTFRNTAGAIKHQAVAVRNGADLSTFYSCSFEAYQDTLYTHSLRQFYRECDIYGTVDFIFGNAAVVFQNCNIYPRLPMSGQFNAITAQGRTDPNQNTGTSIHNCTIRAAEDLASNNGTTKTYLGRPWKEYSRTVYMQTYIDSVVDSAGWRAWDGDFALSTLYYAEYNNTGPGSNTTNRVTWAGYHVITNSSDASNFTVSNFLLGDNWLPQTGVPYTGGLL